GTGAACGTTCCTCCCGAACGTCGGACCCCAGCCCGACCTTACGGGTTCCGTCCCCTTCGTCTTCCGTCATTTTCATTTCCATTTTTCCTCCTCCACCCCGCCGTCCGCACTCGTAAAGGACGCGTCGGAACCTGCTGCGACCAGAATTCATGAGCTCCGTCAAACGCCCCTCAGGATGTCCCGAAAACGTCACCCTTACCCTTCAGTTTCGGCTTCGCAGGGGATTTTTACAACACCGGGACAACCTTTTCTTCCTGTTCACAATTATTCGGATACAGATGTTACCTCATGCCAGGGCTAAAAGCAAAAGCGGCTCTTTCCGTAATTGCTGAAGCAAAATATGGGGGCTTCGTGCCGGATGTCGTTTTTCTATTGCAGGCTTTTGTTGTATGATAGAAACGTTTTCCACCGAAGTGACAGGAGGTCGTTTTTATGCGTCCATATATTATGCGTCAAATTTATCGCCGTAACAAAAGAGGACTCAGCGATCTGCCGGACGATATCGGAGTGTGTGACAATGAGTAAAGTCAGTATTAGCGAACACAACATATCCATCCAGTGGGTTTTTCTGCCTCCGTTTGTGGCGGTGTTCACATTTATTATCGCGAGATGGACGCAGGGCAACGAGCCGATGGAGGTGAATCCCTCTCTCTGGGGACTCACTCTGCTTCTATTTGTCGTTTTTTCCATTCTTTACGGCATTTTCATCCACACGGAATTTTACAGAGGGCTGCTGCCCGTGCAGGTCTGCTCTCAGGGTCTTCTTCTGGTTCCCCTGTCTCTGGTTCTGGGTTCGCGGCTGGAGTGGCTGGGAGTGACCATGACCATCTGCGGGGTGGTCTCCCTGCTGGTGGTCTACCATCGTCATATTCGCTCCATGCTCTACGAGGTGACCCCGGAACTGGCGGCGCTGCCCTTCGCCTTCGCCATAACGGACGACACGGGGACCATGCTTTTTGTCAGCGAGGCTCTGCTGCAGCTGGAAGGGCGAATCCGGGAACAGGCGGAAGGAAAAAAGATTTCATACCTGCTGCCCCAGGATCAGAAAAATATTGAACTCCAGGGGAAAAACTGGGAAATTTTATACTCTCCCATGGAGGAGAGCCGGCGCTGTTATCTGCTGGTGGAGCAGAGAGAAGCGCCCGCCGCCAGCGTCACCGTCTCCACGGGAGGAGAGGACCCCGCCGCCTTCATCGACCCGGACACCTCGCTGTACACCCGGCCCTACGCCGTCAAAAACGTGGGCGGCGATCTGTATCGGGCCCGGCGTTACCAGCGTCCTCTGTCGGCCACGCTGATGCGCATGACCTTCAGCTATCCCGAAGGCGTGAAAGAAGAACCCGATAAAGAAGATGCCATCTTTAACGCCTGGTGCCATTTCATCCGCGCCAACATTCGGGAATCGGACACCCCCTGTCTCGTGGGACCCAGGGACGTTCTCGTTTCCATGCCCGAAACTCCGCTGGACATGGGGCGGGAAGTGGCGGGCAAGCTGGCCTCCTTCGAGACTCATGTTCAGGAGCAGATCCAGGGCTTTTCCGGCAGCGTCTCGGTACGGGACGGCACCGTGGCCTTCGACCCCGCCGAGGGCAGCGTCGACTTCGACGAGTTCATGGACCGTCTGGACGAAGCTCTGAGCTTTCCCCGGTAGGTTTCGAAACTTTTCAGGGCGGAAATCCCTTTGATTCGGGGCGTCATCATTTTCATCGTTCTCACCAATCTCTATCTGTACCTGAAGCTGCGTTCGGGGTTCGGAGGAGGACGGTGGAATCTTTTTTACCTCCTGTGGGCTGTCGCCTGGGGAGTTCTTCCTTTCATCACCCGATCGGGAAGAGTGACCAGCGGTCGATGGGGAGAGGTTCTTTTCTCCCTGGGTTTCACCTGGGTCGCCATTGTCGGCATGGCCTGCATGATTTTTCTTTTTACGGATTTGCTCTCCCTGCTCTCGCGCCTGGTCGACGCTCTGGCCGGCACGACCTTCACAGCCCGATTTTTCATCCCCGCCCGACGCGTTCCCGGAACGCTGATTCTCGTCATTCTTGTCGTGGGGTACAGTTTCTTCGAAGCCTGGAACGTCCGCCCCGTGTACGTGACCCTGACCACGTCGAAACCCCTTCCTTCAAAACCCGCTCCTTCCGGCGAGAAAAAAAGCCTGCGGCTGGTTCACCTCACGGATATTCATCTGGGGGGACTTCACGGATCGGGACGGCTGAAGCGCCTGATGGAAATCGTCCGGGCCGCCCAACCCGACCTGCTGGTGATAACGGGAGATTTGGTGGACGGCGACATGGCCGGACGGGACGCGGACGCGGCGGAGCTGGCCTCCAACGGAGCCCGATACGGGGCCTTCATCGTGCCCGGCAATCACGATTACTACTCGGGGATTGACCGCGCGCTGGCCTTCATGAAAAAAGCGAAGCTGACCGTTCTTCGCGGGCAATCCGTCATGGCGGGGGACATCACCCTGATGGGGCTGGACGATCCGGCGCGATCCGGCATCGGCATAACCCAGGGGGAACGCCTGCCGGAGGGGCTTGTTTTTCCGAAAGGGCCCTTTGTGCTTCTCCTGAAACATCGGCCTCAGGTTCTGCCGGAGACCATCGGTCTGTTCGACCTGCAGCTTTCGGGACATACCCACGGCGGTCAAATCTGGCCCTTCGGTTATCTCGCCGCGCGGCTCAACAAAAGCGTTCAGCATCTTTCGTTCCATTCAGCCCCGCCTGACGCGGAAGGCCGGTCCGAACGGAAAAGCGCCGTCTACGTCAGCAACGGAGTCGGGTTCTGGGGACCCCCTCTCCGGTTTCTCACCCCTCCGGAGGTAACGATCATCGACCTGGTCAGCGAGCCCGAGGGAAACTGAGCCTCAGGGCATCAACCCAAATTGGCGTCACTCGGCCCGCAGGGCGTCGATGGGTCGCAGCAGAGAGGCCTTCCAGGCGGGATAGAAGCCGAAGAAGACCCCGACGCAGGCGGAAAACCCCGCGGCCAGGGCGACGGCCCCCGTTGAAACGGACGTGGGCCACTGAAGAAAAGCCGTAATGCCCTTCGACGCGCCAAAGCCGAGGAGGATGCCCAGAAAACCCCCCGCCAGAGAGAGCAGAAGGGCCTCCAGCAAAAACTGCATCCGGATATCCCAGGCCCGGGCTCCGATGGCCATGCGGATGCCGATCTCCCGGGTCCGCTCCGTCACGGAGACCAGCATGATGTTCATGATGCCGATTCCTCCCACCAGAAGGGAAATCGAGGCCACCGCCCCCAGCAGAAGCGACATCACCTGAGTGGACTGCGCCAGGGACTCCAGCATCTGGGTCATATTCCTCAGCTCGAAGTCGTCCTCCCGGCCGTTCTCGATGCGGTGACGCTGACGCAGCAGAGCGGAGACCTCCGAGATCACGCTGTCCATCATGCTGGCGTCCCTGGCCTGAATGAAGGCCATGCTCACGGAGCCCGCCAGAGCGCTTCTCACCAGCCGGCGCTGGGCCGTGGTGACGGGCACCACGACGGTGTCGTCCTGATCCTGCCCCATGGAGGACTGCCCCTTCGCGGTCAGAACCCCCACTATCTCGAAGGGAATCCGGTTGATCCGCATGACCTCCCCCACGGGATCGGCCGTTCCAAAAAGATTT
Above is a window of Synergistaceae bacterium DNA encoding:
- a CDS encoding metallophosphoesterase encodes the protein MIRGVIIFIVLTNLYLYLKLRSGFGGGRWNLFYLLWAVAWGVLPFITRSGRVTSGRWGEVLFSLGFTWVAIVGMACMIFLFTDLLSLLSRLVDALAGTTFTARFFIPARRVPGTLILVILVVGYSFFEAWNVRPVYVTLTTSKPLPSKPAPSGEKKSLRLVHLTDIHLGGLHGSGRLKRLMEIVRAAQPDLLVITGDLVDGDMAGRDADAAELASNGARYGAFIVPGNHDYYSGIDRALAFMKKAKLTVLRGQSVMAGDITLMGLDDPARSGIGITQGERLPEGLVFPKGPFVLLLKHRPQVLPETIGLFDLQLSGHTHGGQIWPFGYLAARLNKSVQHLSFHSAPPDAEGRSERKSAVYVSNGVGFWGPPLRFLTPPEVTIIDLVSEPEGN
- a CDS encoding ABC transporter permease; this encodes MFEILRTAVSSLLANKTRSLLTMLGVIIGVSAVIAMIAIGRGASIQMEGVISGMGSNMIILRSGAPRTGGVRQSAGSGAALTLADIDAIRDECWSVQEIAPQVSVGTQLIYENQNWPSQVTGTTPGFFAIRGLSVRLGRLLDEEDERSAAKVCVIGQTVAENLFGTADPVGEVMRINRIPFEIVGVLTAKGQSSMGQDQDDTVVVPVTTAQRRLVRSALAGSVSMAFIQARDASMMDSVISEVSALLRQRHRIENGREDDFELRNMTQMLESLAQSTQVMSLLLGAVASISLLVGGIGIMNIMLVSVTERTREIGIRMAIGARAWDIRMQFLLEALLLSLAGGFLGILLGFGASKGITAFLQWPTSVSTGAVALAAGFSACVGVFFGFYPAWKASLLRPIDALRAE